The Halomicrobium zhouii region GGTCGCGGCGACCATACAGGCGTTCGTCAACGATCCCGACACCATCCTGACCCTCATCGCGAACGACCAGCTGGAACACTCGCTCGAGGACCTCCGTGAGATGGAGTCGGTCGAGATCGACATCGACGAGGCCAAAGAGGAGATGGTGCCCCGGCCGGACGCCAGCGGCGAGATGCTGGAGGAGACGGGGGAGGTCCTCGAGAACGCACAGCCCCTGTTCGACCGGTACCAGGAGATGGAGACGCCTGACATCATCTCCGCGCTCACGAGCGTCAACTCCGAGAACGGGAGCGGCCAGGCCGGAGAGGCCGAGAACGGGGACGGCATCGACTTCGGCCAGTTCGTCCCCAAGGCGGGGAAGGAGGCAGATAGCGAATGAGCGTCGACACCCGGGACCAGCAGACACTCGGGAGTGGCGGTGCGCTCGGTGACACGTTCTACCCGGCCTACCAGTGGGCCTTCGACGAGGAGGGCGAGTTCGTCGCGAGCGTCGAGAAGAAACTCGCCCAGGCACGGATGGCCGACAACGTCGAGATGTTCCTCGCGCGCGCCATGGCCGTCGGCACGCTCTCGGGCGTCGCGCTGTGGCTCGTCGGCACGCTCGTGGGGTATCTCGTCGTCACGATGCTGTTCGCCGGCGCCGGCGACGCACCGACGTTCCTGGGGCTGACCGGCCTCCCGGAGGGCGTCGTGGCGATCATCAACGCCGTCAAGATCCCCTTCCTCATCGTGGTCACGGGCGTCGTCTTCGGCGCCATCGGCTTCGGCATCGGCTTCGGCTCGCTCGTCTCGATTCCGTACTTCCGTGCGTCCGCGCGAAAACGCGAAGTCAACGTCCTCCTCTCCGACGCAATCTCGTTCATGTACGCCCTCTCCGTGGGCGGTCTCAACCAGCTCGAAATCCTCCAGGCGATGGCCAAGGCCGACGACACCTACGGCGAGTGCGCCAAGGAGTTCCAGTCCATCGTCCTCGAGACCGAGTACTTCGATACGGACTACCGGACGGCTATCCGCAACCAGGCCCTGGAGACGCCCTCCGGGGAGCTGAGCCAGTTCCTGACGGACATGCTCTCGATCATCAACTCCGGCGGTGACATGACGAGCTTCCTCCAGGACCAGAAAGAAAAGCACATGCGAACCGCCAAGCAGGAACAGCAAAAGCAACTCGACACTCTCGAGCTCTTCGGCGAGATGTACATGACGCTCTCGCTGTTCCCGCTCCTCCTCATCATCATCCTCGTCATCATGTCGATGATGGGCGAGTCCCAGGAGACGCTGCTGTACGGCACCGTCTACGGGCTCATCCCCCTCGTGGGGGTCGGCTTCCTCGTCCTCGTCTCGACGGTGACCCAGGACACTATCGGCGACGGCTACCTCCGCCCGAGCGACGGTGACGACGAGTTCGTCGTCGACGAGGGGATGGGCATCCTGGATCTCGGCCTCATCGAGAACTACACCGGCGACTACAGTCTCTTCGACCGGATCCGGAACCGGGAGGGGACCTACGAGCTGATGCAGATCATCACGGCCCCGCACATCTTCTTCCGCGACCACCCGCTGATGGTGCTCGCGGTGACGACGCCGCTGACCATCGTCGCGCTCATCTTCACCGTTGTCTTCAACTGGGCGCCGATGTCGCTCGACGGGATGATAGCGAACCCCGTCCGCGGGACGTTCTTCTGGGTGTACGTCCCGCTCTACCTGAACCTCTTGCCGCTGGCCATCTTCTACGAGTGGAACCAGCGCGCACGCAAGGCCATCGTCGGCAACCTCTCGGAGAACCTGCGGAAACTCGCCAGCGCCAACGACACCGGGATGACGCTACTCGAGTCCATCCGCGTCGTCGCAGACACCTCCGCCGGCAAACTCTCCGACGAGTTCGAGGTGATGCACGCGAAGGTCAACTACGGAACCAGCCTCAAGGACGCCCTCCGTGAGTTCAACAACAACTACCACGTCCCGCGGCTGGCCCGGACGGTCAAGCTGATCAGCGAGGCCCAGGAGGCCTCCAGCCAGATCCAGGACGTGCTCTCGACGGCCGCGCAGGCCTCCGAGAACCAGGACGACATCGACCGCGAACGCATCGCCCGGACGCGGATGCAGGTCGTCATCATCCTGATGACCTACCTGACGCTGCTGGGCGTGATGGCGCTGCTCAAGACGCAGTTCCTCGACGTGATGTCCGGGCTCGGCGGGTCGGGCAGTGGCTCCGGGGCCGGCTTCGGCGGCAGCGTGGACACCCAACAGCTCTCGATGCTGTTCTTCCACGCGGTGACGATGCAGGCGCTCCTGTCGTCGTTCATCGCCGGCTATATCAGGGACGTCGACCTGATATCGGGAGTGAAATTCGCGGTGATACTTCCGACTATCGCGCTGGTGGTGTGGATGGCAGTGGGCTAGCGGGCAGAACACGGGTGTGGGAACCAATGTACGACAGCAAATTCGCAGCAGCGACCAGGGGTGTGGGATCCGATGAATAACAGAGGCCAGACGCCGCAGGACTTCGTCGTCGGCGCGAGCATCCTGCTCGTGACGATCATCGCGACGTTCACGTTCGTCCAGGGTAGCGTCTACCAGGCCTACGAGGATCCGATCGACGGTGACCTCGAAACCGCGTCCGGGCAGGTGGCGACGTACCTGGTGGAGCACTATAGCGTCGACGCCGAGCGGAACGTTCTCCGGTACAACGAATCGGATGGGACGGGCATCTACGAGGAACTCGAGGCCGACACCGATCTGCGTAATTTGAAAGCCGCCAGTGGCATCGACGTTGGGACCGACCGACGGCGGACACCGACCGTCAACGTCACCATCGTCAACAGTTCGGCGATTGAGGACGGGACACGAGCCCCCGCCGAGCGAGGACGGGACTCGGACCACCTGGCCTGGGGGCCCGAATACAGAGGCCAGAACGGTGCGGCGAGTACGACCCGGATCGTTCGCCTGTCCGACCCCGGGAACAAGTGCAAGACAGTCTGCTGGCTGACAGTGAGGGCGTGGTAAGATGGACCGAGCCCAGGCGTACACGCTAGAGGGTACCATCGCCGCCATCGTCGTCGTCCTGGCGGTATTCTACGGCCTCCAGGCAGTCGACACGGGGCCGTGGTCGGGCGATTCGGACCGAGAACCGGACCAGCTCGGTACCCAGGCCGCCGACTTCCTGAGCGTAACCGCCGCCAACGGGTCGCTCGGTGAGGCGGTCAGGTGTTACAGCTCGAGCAAACCGGTCATCGACGGGGATTCGCCCGGCGGGGATCCGGCTCCGTTCGAGCGACAGTTGAACCACACGTTCGACAGACAGGGGGTGAACTACAACCTCTACGTCAGCTACTGGACTGGTTCCGATGGACGAGAGCGTGCAGTCCTCACGAGTACTGACGACGATTCGCTCGCCATCCCGCAGCAAAACGCCGGTTCGGCGACGTACCAGCTGGCCCTCTACGACGACGACCGGGCCCGGTACGACGACGACTGTTCGGACGAAGGGCCGCGGATATCCGACCTCGACGACTTCTACGTCCCGGACGTCAACGAAGACTCGCAGCTGTACAACGTCGTGGAGGTGCGACTCATCGTATGGTGAGAACGGACCGCGGCCAACTGCTACTCATCGGTGCCGTTCTGATCGGCCTCACCATTCTCGGGACTGTCGTCATGCTCAACGGTATGCAGTACGCCGACGCCACGGGCACGCAGACCGAGTACCGGGTACTCGACGACGCCGAGCGGACAGAGGAGATGGTCGAGCGCGATATCGGTCGCTTGACGGGCCAGATTCTGGCGAAAAATCCGGATCCCGGAAACGCGTTCACGTACGTCGAAAGCAATGTGACCACGTATCACAACTACACGCGGAATATGACGCTTGACGATTCCAGTGGAACCGTCAACGTCACGTACAACGACTCGGTCACCCGTGGGCAGCGAGGTTACCGAATTCAGCAGACGACGAGTCAGCCGTTCGCGCCGGGAACGCCCCACCTCGTCGTCGACGACGTCGAATACGTCCGGAGCTTCGTCCTTCGGATCGACTCGTTCTCTGCACCGGGACGGACGAACTCGTTCGACGTCGTCGCCAGGAACGCCACGACCGGCGAAACCTGGAAGCTCGAAGCGTACGAGTATCCGCCGACGCCGGCGGCACGGGTAACCGTGACGACGGCCGACGGGTCCGTGATACACTGTGATACTGATTCGACCCCAGAGCTGGACCTCGTCCAGGGGACGAACGAGAGCGGTGAGTGCTCGTTCCCAGGCGTCCGCGAGGACATCGGCACCCCCTCTTCGTTCCAGTTTGAAGGGGACGACGACGTCGAGGGAACCTATCGAGCCCTGGTCGAAGGTAATCCACGTGTGGCCGCCGACGACTACCCCGTCCGCCCCGGTGTGACGGTCCGATACAGGAGTGCCGAACTCTCGTACAATCGAACGATCTTGGTCGAAGATCCGGAGGCACCACGATGATCCGCGACAACCGCGCCGTCTCGACGGCCGTCTCCCACGCCATAACCATCGGCATCACGTCTATCATGCTTACCGGGCTGATGATCGGTGCCAGTCAGATGGTCGACGACCAGCGCCAGTACGTCGTCGAGCGCGGGCTCGAAGACGTCAGTACCGCCGTCGTCAGCGATCTGATGCGGATCGATCAGTTCAACACGACGAACGCGCCGGTGTCGTTCACCGCCGAGCATCCTGAACGGATCGGTGGCAGCCACTACAGCATCGACGTCCATCCGGAGCCGAGTGAGACCATCGTCTTCGTCAATAGCAGTGCGTCGGTCAGGCACGACTCGGTTCCGGTCCGTTTCACAGCCGAGAGCGACGTCTGTGAGAGCACTGTCGACGGTGGCAAGGTCGAGGTCGCCTACGACACGGACAGAGACTGCATCGTCCTGAGGGAGAACTGACCATGCGAAGGATACCGCTCCCAGACTGGGCCAGCAGCGATTCACGCGGCGTCTCCGACCTCGTCGCGTTCGTCCTGACGTTCTCGATCATCATCACCGCCGTCGGCGTCGTCTCTATCGGTGGACTCGGGTCACTGGAGGACTACCGCGACGGCGCGCGCGCCGAGTCCGCCGAGGTGGCGATGACCGGCTTCGACTCGTCGATGGAGGACATCAGAGTCGACGGCGTCCCACAGCGCTCCCACCAGCTCCAGTTGAACGGTGACCAGCTCGAACGCCACAGTTCCGTGATCGAGATCACTATCTCCGGGACACCGGCACCAGAACCGCGCACGCTCACCGTCGACGTCGGCGCGTTCGTCCGTCAGACCGGCCGTGATACGGAAATCGTCTACGAGAGCGGCGCCGTCTACCGGAGCCAGGACCGCGGGCAGACAGTCGTCAGTAAACCGCCGTTCCGTTGCGGGGCGGATACTGCCAACGTCGGTCTGGTGTCGGTGCGCGGCGACGTGAACGTCTCCAGCGACTCGCTGGCGTTGCGGGCGCGCGAGAACGGGTCCATGTCGGCGTATCCCAGGCTGACTGACGGTGAGAACGGGTCCGCGTCGGACGTTACGATCGACGTTAGCCGGACGCACAACCCTGACGCCTGGCAGCAACTCTTCGACCGCGAGATGGACGAGTGGGACGACAACGCTGCGGACCCGAACAAGTACACCTGTGAGGACGTCAACCGCGTCTACGTGCACAACACGTCGGTCGAACTATCTGCTGTGAACTGACGGATCGCTGTCCGGTGCGCCGTATTTCTACCATCCGACGACTACGCGCACACGTAGAATGAAGCCAGCCTGTTTCATGGTGTGTCGTTTGCGTGCATGCAGAGCGGAGCGCTCGACATGACAATCCTGTGCCGAGATTGGCACCGCGACGCTAGTTACTTCTCACTGAATAAGATCGACGGCACGGACGGTATGGCGCTACTCGCGCGCTTCAAAACGTAGTCGGAGTTGATCGTCGACTCAGTAACTGACTAGGCTGACGGGTCAGTCGACTACCTGTAAGTGACTCTGATCAACCGGCTTCGCGAACAAGTAGAATCTGATACGGTGCAGGTAACGTTGGCCAAGACCTGCTACACGTGCGTCCTCTCCACGTATCGAGGACTTTCGGAAATCTTCTACGGCGTGTCGCCTGGGCAAGCGACGAAAATCAAACCGCCCGCAATCACCCGGTCAGCCCGAGATGACGACTTCGTTCGAGTCGACGGAGATGGGCGAACTACTGTTCTTCCCGTCCCCAGCGTCTACTTCGTTACTGATGAACAGTTCACCTTCCCACGTATCTTCGACTCCCGCGTGGTCTTCGACGGTGAGCGAGTAGTCGTAGTACCCGGTGTCGAGGCCCACGGGGAAGGTGAGCCACCTGGGATACGACGAGTAGATACGGCCATCACCGATCTGGATGGAATCCTCGGTGAACTTCTGCTGATCAGTGTCGTTCCCGACGACGAGTTCGACGTCGCGGACGCCACCGACGTCGCCGCCGTTCTCCAGTTTGAAGCTCATCGTGTCCGCGTTGCGGCGTTCGATCAGGTCGCCGTCACTACCGTACGTCGAAGTTCCGATGGCCAGTGACTCGATGGAGACGTCGGATTCACCGTAGTAGATCCGCTGTTCGCGTGTGGTCGTATCGTCCGTTGCCGCCTTGAAGTACACCTCGCCGGAGCTACCCCGTGTGGGTAGATCCAGGGTGACGGTCTTCGTTTCGTGTGAGGCGAGGTCCACTCGGACGGAGTCGACCTCGTCACCGAAGTTGTAGGGCTCTTCGAGGATCCGAACGTCCTGCGAACCGGCGGTGTTCCCGGTGTTCGTTACCTCGAGTTCGACGGTCGGTGATTCGTGGGTCTCGTTCACGTTGGGTGCGGACATCGACGTGATCTGGAAGTTCGGTCCGTCCTCCTCGCCGATGGTGATGGCACCGTAATGAGACTCGCGCGGTGCGGAACCGAGCAGAACTGTATACTGGTACGTATCGGGGTCGACGTCCGTCGGGACGTCGAGCGTCACAGTGTCGGTCTCCCCGGGCTCCAGTTCGTTCGTCTGCCCCTGGATCATGTCCTGGTCCTGCATGTCGAACATGACGCTCGTGTCGCCCGCTGTTCCGCCGGTGTTGTTGACAGTGATGGATATCTGGGCGTCTTCGCCGCGTGAGACGCTCTCCGGAGCGTCGACGTCTTCTATCGTGAAGTCCGCGGGGGTCTGGACCGTTCGCTGCACGTCGACCACGCGGAACAGCGCCACCGCGTCGTTGTAGTCGGGGTCGTCAGTTCCCGTTGCATCCTCAGGCCGTGCGTTCGGATCGGACAGTTCGTAGAGGAATACGCGCTCGTCCGCACCCAGAGAGAGCGTGCCATCGTCGTCGATGCGGTGGCCCAACATGTCGTTGAGGTCACGCTGGTATGGATCGGCGGCACCAAACGCGGGAACCTCGTCACCGTCACTCAAGATGACCACGTTCTGGCTGTTCGAGTCGTCACTGATGGTGATTCGTTCTCTGTCCTTGGAACACTCGAGACCCTCTGCGTCCTCCCCGCCGGGCATGATGCCTTCGAATATCACGCCCGTTCCAGACTTATCTCCACAGTAGTAGGACCTGGCGAACAGGGAAATCTCAGTCCCAGCACCGAACGTTCGCTGGACGGTGTAAGCGCTGGAATTCTCTATCATGGCCTTCTCGGCCGCAGGATGGTTCACATCCCCTTCATACTCGTCCTCGAAGAGATCTACTCGGTCGCTGTAGGAGTCGTTCTCGATATCCATCCACATCTCTGTCGGGGCGTGAATGATGTGATTCCCGTAATCGTAGAACGGGTCCTCCCCTTCTAGTTCGGCACCAAGCACCTGGATTTCGGCCCTGACGTTCTCGTTCACGACGATAGTACCGTCGTCACCCCCACCGATGTTATCGCGTTCCTGGACGATCAGCGTCTTCGAGACGGAAGCGTTCGCCGTCGTTACCGTGACGGAGTTGTGTCCGATATCGAACCGCGAATCGGTGATGTGGCCCTGCTGACGGATGGTCTCACTCTCGCCTGGGTCGACAGATACGAACTCCGAAGCGACAATCTCGCCGTCTTCGTTGCGGACTCGAACGTGCTGGTTAGCCGTCTCTGGCCCGGCATTTTCGACGGTCACGTCGAACCTGGAGTATCGGTCGAACGTGGTCGGGTTGGGAGCGATGTCGACTGAATCGACTACGAGCATCGGCTTCTCCGGGGAACCGACGTGGAATGTCTCGGACGTCGTCTCGTTGGGCGTCTCGATCGTGTACCGGTATTCGCCCTGTCGAGTGAACGTATTCCGGTAGGTTACGTCGTCTTCGTTCGACGAGTAAGCAGTCCCGTCGATCGTCCGCGGGAACCGCTTTGTGTCGACGTGTGACCAGCCGGAACTCACGTTACGCTCGATGACGACGTCCACGTCCATACTCCCCTGGAGGTCGCCGATGTTCTCGATGGTGACGTCCAGTTCGTAGTCGTTGTACGAGTGAACCACTGCAGGACCGTCCGTCTCCTTGATCGAGAAGTACGGATTGGACCCGACGGCGTACTGGCCGGATTCTGTGTCTCCGTCTACTTTTGCCCGCCAGTCGTACAATCCGGGGCTATCCGTAAACAAGTCAAACTGGATCGTCCCGTCGGAACCGGGATCGACGGTGACCGTCTTCGTACCCACTGAGGTCCAGTCAGAGTCACTGACGGCTTTGTACTCGAATTCGACGTCTTCGTAGGCAGTCATCCCTCCAGCGTTATCGACCGTGACGTCCGCCGTCGCGTCCTCGCGTGTGCTTGCGTTTTGCGGAACATCGGCATCGACCGCTGCATCAGGCGTTCCAGTTGGGGACCCGAACGCAATGTCGACGTCCCTCGAGTCGTTCTCTGTCTGAACTTCCAGGTTGTATTTCGGCGGGGTAGATTCGATGTCCCCATTCGGGACGCTGAACGATACCGTCGTCGATTCCCCGGATTCGAGTTCGACATTGTTTTTCTTATCCGAACCAGTCTTTGGGCCAGTATAGTCGAACTTGACGTCCTGACTCCCGTCGAGGCCGCCGTCGTTGGTTATCTCTGCCTCGACGATCATCTCGGACGTGCCAGTCGCGCGCGACACGTCGTAGTCGGTGATGTTGTAGTCCGGATTCGAGACGTCACCGAGCTGGAACTCGACTTCGACCGTGTCTCCAGGTTCGATCGGATCCGAAGTCTCGACGCTTACCAGCTCATCTTCGTAGTTCGATTCGAAGTACCGAGCCCATGCGCTGGCGTACTCGCTGTCTTCTATCCAGAGCGTTGCGCTATCGAGTTCGGCCGGCGAGCAGACGATCGAGTAACTGCCAGTTTCGTCGTACTTGAGGTCGGTATACAGCGCCTTCGAGAGCCGCTGGTTGTGGAGGTCCTGTCGAGAGACGTTCGAGGAGAGCGAGACCCGATTCGACGTCGTCATCTCCCCAGTGATGTTCGGGAACCGAACGCTGAGAGAACCTTCCTGGTACGTTAGTTCCGGCGGTGTATCCATCGTCGCGCCGGATTCGTCTTTCTTCCAGATGCCGCCACCTTCGTAGCCGACGGTCTGTTCGTCGCCCTCGTAACGCATCTCCCCCATTCGACGCGTTCCGGAGTAACAATCGGAATTGTCGTTCAGTCGCAACCGCCACGACGAGTCCCGGACCTCGACGTCCCCGTTCATCGACTCGGGAAGTTCGACCGTTCGACTGCGGTTTCGATCCTGACGCGCGAACGCCTGGAACGCTTCGTCGGTCTGGGCGAACGTCTGCCCAGCGACCTCTGCCTTGTTGTCCTCGTTGACGTCCCCTATCGTCCCTGTGCCGGCGACGATGATCAGCACGACCGCCGTCATCGTCATACCGATTAGCAGGACTGCGCCAACCAGGTGAGATATGCCACGCTGTTCGGACTCGGGCCCACACCCCATGATTATCGTTAATTGAAGGAGTATGAAGGTACGAAAAACTATCGATCGTTTCACCGCTCGTAATGGACAAAAATGGCCCTGAGTCGTTGAAATGACAGTTTTTGGCGCCAATGAAGTCGAGTTGGACACGTTGTTATCGGGGGATCGTGTAAAAATATCGCCGCCTGGACCGTCGTTCGCGAGATCCAGTTAGCGCGCCCGCGTCAGTGATCACGTGACATCGTTCGTCGAGCCCACGATGGAATGGACGATTTGGTCAGATCAATCGATGGCGTCGTCCGAGTATCGACCAGTGCGGGAATCGAGTTCGACGAGCACAGCGGCCAGAACGGGATGGACTCGCCGGGATTTGAACCCGGGGCCTCTCCCATGCCAAGGGAGTGATCTACCACTGATCTACGAGCCCGCACTCACTCGTATCCGGTCGCTTTTCATAAAGGCATCGAAGCGCCGGACGGCGTGTCACACGTTCCCGTTATCCCTCGGGTAGAATCGGCCACAATGGCTAAGAGAGTCGAGACTAACCTGTCTGCAGACACGGTCCGTCGAGCGATTAGAGACGTTCGGCGTTGATGGGACTACCAATGTTTA contains the following coding sequences:
- a CDS encoding DUF7266 family protein, whose product is MIRDNRAVSTAVSHAITIGITSIMLTGLMIGASQMVDDQRQYVVERGLEDVSTAVVSDLMRIDQFNTTNAPVSFTAEHPERIGGSHYSIDVHPEPSETIVFVNSSASVRHDSVPVRFTAESDVCESTVDGGKVEVAYDTDRDCIVLREN
- a CDS encoding DUF7288 family protein — protein: MDRAQAYTLEGTIAAIVVVLAVFYGLQAVDTGPWSGDSDREPDQLGTQAADFLSVTAANGSLGEAVRCYSSSKPVIDGDSPGGDPAPFERQLNHTFDRQGVNYNLYVSYWTGSDGRERAVLTSTDDDSLAIPQQNAGSATYQLALYDDDRARYDDDCSDEGPRISDLDDFYVPDVNEDSQLYNVVEVRLIVW
- a CDS encoding DUF7289 family protein; translation: MGCGPESEQRGISHLVGAVLLIGMTMTAVVLIIVAGTGTIGDVNEDNKAEVAGQTFAQTDEAFQAFARQDRNRSRTVELPESMNGDVEVRDSSWRLRLNDNSDCYSGTRRMGEMRYEGDEQTVGYEGGGIWKKDESGATMDTPPELTYQEGSLSVRFPNITGEMTTSNRVSLSSNVSRQDLHNQRLSKALYTDLKYDETGSYSIVCSPAELDSATLWIEDSEYASAWARYFESNYEDELVSVETSDPIEPGDTVEVEFQLGDVSNPDYNITDYDVSRATGTSEMIVEAEITNDGGLDGSQDVKFDYTGPKTGSDKKNNVELESGESTTVSFSVPNGDIESTPPKYNLEVQTENDSRDVDIAFGSPTGTPDAAVDADVPQNASTREDATADVTVDNAGGMTAYEDVEFEYKAVSDSDWTSVGTKTVTVDPGSDGTIQFDLFTDSPGLYDWRAKVDGDTESGQYAVGSNPYFSIKETDGPAVVHSYNDYELDVTIENIGDLQGSMDVDVVIERNVSSGWSHVDTKRFPRTIDGTAYSSNEDDVTYRNTFTRQGEYRYTIETPNETTSETFHVGSPEKPMLVVDSVDIAPNPTTFDRYSRFDVTVENAGPETANQHVRVRNEDGEIVASEFVSVDPGESETIRQQGHITDSRFDIGHNSVTVTTANASVSKTLIVQERDNIGGGDDGTIVVNENVRAEIQVLGAELEGEDPFYDYGNHIIHAPTEMWMDIENDSYSDRVDLFEDEYEGDVNHPAAEKAMIENSSAYTVQRTFGAGTEISLFARSYYCGDKSGTGVIFEGIMPGGEDAEGLECSKDRERITISDDSNSQNVVILSDGDEVPAFGAADPYQRDLNDMLGHRIDDDGTLSLGADERVFLYELSDPNARPEDATGTDDPDYNDAVALFRVVDVQRTVQTPADFTIEDVDAPESVSRGEDAQISITVNNTGGTAGDTSVMFDMQDQDMIQGQTNELEPGETDTVTLDVPTDVDPDTYQYTVLLGSAPRESHYGAITIGEEDGPNFQITSMSAPNVNETHESPTVELEVTNTGNTAGSQDVRILEEPYNFGDEVDSVRVDLASHETKTVTLDLPTRGSSGEVYFKAATDDTTTREQRIYYGESDVSIESLAIGTSTYGSDGDLIERRNADTMSFKLENGGDVGGVRDVELVVGNDTDQQKFTEDSIQIGDGRIYSSYPRWLTFPVGLDTGYYDYSLTVEDHAGVEDTWEGELFISNEVDAGDGKNSSSPISVDSNEVVISG
- a CDS encoding DUF7261 family protein, yielding MVRTDRGQLLLIGAVLIGLTILGTVVMLNGMQYADATGTQTEYRVLDDAERTEEMVERDIGRLTGQILAKNPDPGNAFTYVESNVTTYHNYTRNMTLDDSSGTVNVTYNDSVTRGQRGYRIQQTTSQPFAPGTPHLVVDDVEYVRSFVLRIDSFSAPGRTNSFDVVARNATTGETWKLEAYEYPPTPAARVTVTTADGSVIHCDTDSTPELDLVQGTNESGECSFPGVREDIGTPSSFQFEGDDDVEGTYRALVEGNPRVAADDYPVRPGVTVRYRSAELSYNRTILVEDPEAPR
- a CDS encoding type II secretion system F family protein, which codes for MSVDTRDQQTLGSGGALGDTFYPAYQWAFDEEGEFVASVEKKLAQARMADNVEMFLARAMAVGTLSGVALWLVGTLVGYLVVTMLFAGAGDAPTFLGLTGLPEGVVAIINAVKIPFLIVVTGVVFGAIGFGIGFGSLVSIPYFRASARKREVNVLLSDAISFMYALSVGGLNQLEILQAMAKADDTYGECAKEFQSIVLETEYFDTDYRTAIRNQALETPSGELSQFLTDMLSIINSGGDMTSFLQDQKEKHMRTAKQEQQKQLDTLELFGEMYMTLSLFPLLLIIILVIMSMMGESQETLLYGTVYGLIPLVGVGFLVLVSTVTQDTIGDGYLRPSDGDDEFVVDEGMGILDLGLIENYTGDYSLFDRIRNREGTYELMQIITAPHIFFRDHPLMVLAVTTPLTIVALIFTVVFNWAPMSLDGMIANPVRGTFFWVYVPLYLNLLPLAIFYEWNQRARKAIVGNLSENLRKLASANDTGMTLLESIRVVADTSAGKLSDEFEVMHAKVNYGTSLKDALREFNNNYHVPRLARTVKLISEAQEASSQIQDVLSTAAQASENQDDIDRERIARTRMQVVIILMTYLTLLGVMALLKTQFLDVMSGLGGSGSGSGAGFGGSVDTQQLSMLFFHAVTMQALLSSFIAGYIRDVDLISGVKFAVILPTIALVVWMAVG
- a CDS encoding DUF7289 family protein, with amino-acid sequence MRRIPLPDWASSDSRGVSDLVAFVLTFSIIITAVGVVSIGGLGSLEDYRDGARAESAEVAMTGFDSSMEDIRVDGVPQRSHQLQLNGDQLERHSSVIEITISGTPAPEPRTLTVDVGAFVRQTGRDTEIVYESGAVYRSQDRGQTVVSKPPFRCGADTANVGLVSVRGDVNVSSDSLALRARENGSMSAYPRLTDGENGSASDVTIDVSRTHNPDAWQQLFDREMDEWDDNAADPNKYTCEDVNRVYVHNTSVELSAVN
- a CDS encoding DUF7287 family protein, whose amino-acid sequence is MNNRGQTPQDFVVGASILLVTIIATFTFVQGSVYQAYEDPIDGDLETASGQVATYLVEHYSVDAERNVLRYNESDGTGIYEELEADTDLRNLKAASGIDVGTDRRRTPTVNVTIVNSSAIEDGTRAPAERGRDSDHLAWGPEYRGQNGAASTTRIVRLSDPGNKCKTVCWLTVRAW